A genomic stretch from Arachis stenosperma cultivar V10309 chromosome 3, arast.V10309.gnm1.PFL2, whole genome shotgun sequence includes:
- the LOC130966474 gene encoding uncharacterized protein LOC130966474 → MIDDDSADDFVATGPALEVGGSSSGTQQYPPHFSSLDLDAMRHEGVLGHAVGFGARDAEGTTGLTEFQVGQQFQDKDEALLSVKTYSIRRGVQYKVVESDHRRYVGKCSEFGNGCTWLIRLSLRKRKGIWEVKRYNGPHTCLATSISSDHRNLDYHVISAFIMPMVRADASVSIKVLLNATAAHFGFRPTYRRVWMAKQKSIALIYGDWDESYNDLPRWVLGVQLTMPGSVAVLKTSPVRVGGQVDESQAYFHRLFWTFPPCIEAFRHCKPLISIDGTHLYGKYGGTLLIAIAQDGNSNILPVAFALVEGENAESWTFFLSHLRQHVTPQPDLLVISDRHNGIKAALEAPDGGWLPPSAYRAFCIRHVAANFALTFKGKDARRLLVNAAYAKTEVEFDYWFDILRSEDPAMCEWANRIDYSLWTQHRDEGRRFGHMTTNISECVNSILKGVRNLPVASLVKATYCRLAELFVRKGREAEAQMGTGQQFSQHLVKCIEANMKTARCFTVTLYDRDNSEFTVAETTPTGSFSLGTYRVSLASRTCDCGYFQALHFPCQHALACCAYSRVTWTSYVHSVYQISSVFNVYRMGFTPPIPEGFWPPYDGPTVIPDPAMRRAREGRPRSTRIRTNMDEADPNRPKRCGLCRQPGHTRRSCPQVGGSSQTGHH, encoded by the coding sequence ATGATTGACGATGATAGCGCTGATGATTTTGTCGCGACTGGGCCTGCATTGGAGGTAGGTGGTTCTAGCTCTGGCACACAGCAGTATCCACCACATTTTTCCTCGTTGGACTTGGACGCCATGAGACATGAGGGGGTTTTAGGGCACGCTGTTGGATTCGGAGCTAGAGATGCGGAAGGGACTACTGGTCTGACAGAGTTCCAGGTTGGTCAGCAATTCCAGGATAAAGATGAGGCCCTTTTAAGTGTGAAGACTTACAGCATCCGGCGAGGGGTACAGTACAAGGTGGTGGAGTCCGATCACCGCCGGTATGTGGGCAAGTGTTCGGAGTTTGGGAATGGGTGCACATGGTTGATTCGACTGAGTCTCCGGAAGCGCAAGGGCATTTGGGAGGTCAAACGGTACAATGGACCTCACACTTGCCTGGCCACATCCATCTCGAGTGACCACAGGAATTTGGATTATCATGTGATTTCCGCGTTCATTATGCCAATGGTTAGGGCCGATGCATCCGTGAGCATCAAGGTGCTCCTGAACGCCACGGCAGCGCACTTTGGTTTTAGGCCGACTTACCGGAGGGTTTGGATGGCGAAGCAGAAATCTATTGCCCTCATATACGGTGACTGGGATGAGTCCTACAACGACCTGCCTAGGTGGGTCTTGGGTGTCCAACTGACGATGCCTGGGAGTGTTGCGGTCCTGAAGACGAGCCCGGTTCGAGTTGGAGGACAGGTGGACGAATCTCAAGCGTACTTCCACAGACTTTTCTGGACTTTCCCGCCCTGCATCGAGGCATTCCGTCATTGCAAGCCGCTAATCAGCATTGACGGCACACATTTGTATGGGAAGTATGGGGGAACGTTGCTCATCGCGATTGCACAAGATGGGAACTCCAACATTCTACCTGTGGCATTCGCACTAGTAGAGGGTGAGAATGCGGAGTCCTGGACATTCTTTCTCTCGCACCTTCGACAGCACGTGACCCCGCAGCCCGATCTGCTGGTTATATCGGACAGGCACAACGGCATCAAGGCTGCGCTTGAGGCTCCTGACGGCGGTTGGCTACCTCCATCTGCGTACCGTGCATTCTGCATACGACACGTAGCGGCTAATTTTGCCCTAACCTTCAAGGGCAAAGACGCTAGGAGGCTACTAGTGAACGCGGCGTATGCGAAGACCGAGGTTGAATTTGATTACTGGTTTGATATCCTGCGATCTGAAGATCCGGCGATGTGTGAATGGGCGAACCGGATTGATTACTCGTTGTGGACTCAGCATCGTGATGAGGGGCGGAGATTCGGTCACATGACGACGAACATCTCCGAGTGTGTGAACTCTATCCTGAAGGGGGTCAGAAATCTCCCTGTAGCATCCCTGGTGAAGGCAACATATTGTAGGCTTGCGGAACTGTTTGTTCGCAAGGGGAGAGAGGCTGAGGCCCAGATGGGAACAGGACAACAATTCAGTCAGCATTTGGTGAAGTGTATTGAGGCCAACATGAAGACGGCCAGGTGCTTCACGGTGACGCTGTATGACCGGGATAACTCCGAGTTCACTGTAGCAGAGACAACTCCGACTGGTTCTTTCTCCTTGGGTACTTACAGAGTATCACTTGCCTCTCGGACATGTGACTGCGGGTACTTCCAGGCTCTTCATTTCCCGTGTCAGCACGCACTTGCGTGCTGTGCATACTCACGGGTCACCTGGACCTCTTACGTTCACAGCGTCTATCAGATTAGCTCGGTCTTCAATGTGTATCGGATGGGATTCACACCTCCCATCCCGGAGGGCTTCTGGCCACCTTACGACGGGCCCACGGTGATTCCAGACCCTGCCATGAGGCGTGCCAGAGAGGGTCGTCCTAGATCCACTAGGATACGGACGAATATGGACGAGGCGGATCCGAATCGGCCAAAGAGGTGCGGCCTATGTCGCCAACCCGGACACACGCGACGTAGTTGCCCACAGGTTGGAGGCTCGTCTCAGACAGGACACCATTAG